A section of the Citrobacter farmeri genome encodes:
- the sapF gene encoding peptide ABC transporter ATP-binding protein SapF — MVETLLEVRNLSKTFRYRTGWFRRQTVEAVKPLSFTLRERQTLAIIGENGSGKSTLAKMLAGMVEPTGGELLIDDHPLEFGDYSFRSQRIRMIFQDPSTSLNPRQRISQILDFPLRLNTDLEPEQRRKQIIETMRMVGLLPDHVSYYPHMLAPGQKQRLGLARAMILRPKVIIADEALASLDMSMRSQLINLMLELQEKQGISYIYVTQHLGMMKHISDQVLVMHQGEVVERGSTADVLASPLHELTKRLIAGHFGEALTADAWRKY; from the coding sequence ATGGTCGAGACCTTACTCGAAGTCCGCAATCTGAGTAAAACCTTCCGCTATCGGACGGGCTGGTTTCGTCGCCAGACCGTGGAAGCGGTAAAGCCGCTGAGTTTTACACTACGCGAGCGCCAGACGCTGGCTATCATTGGTGAGAACGGCTCCGGTAAATCGACGCTGGCCAAAATGCTGGCGGGAATGGTGGAGCCGACCGGCGGTGAGTTACTGATTGACGATCATCCGCTCGAATTTGGTGACTATTCGTTTCGCAGTCAGCGTATCCGCATGATTTTCCAGGATCCGTCAACCTCGCTGAATCCCCGTCAGCGTATTTCGCAAATCCTCGATTTTCCCCTGCGCCTGAATACCGATCTTGAGCCGGAACAGCGACGCAAACAGATCATCGAGACCATGCGGATGGTGGGACTGCTGCCCGATCACGTCAGCTACTATCCACATATGCTGGCACCGGGACAAAAACAGCGTCTGGGACTTGCCCGCGCGATGATTCTGCGTCCGAAAGTGATTATTGCCGACGAGGCGCTGGCGTCACTCGATATGTCGATGCGCTCGCAGTTAATCAACCTGATGCTGGAATTGCAGGAGAAACAGGGCATCTCATATATTTACGTCACCCAGCATCTTGGCATGATGAAACACATCAGCGATCAGGTGCTGGTGATGCACCAGGGGGAAGTCGTCGAACGCGGCAGTACCGCGGATGTACTGGCCTCTCCGCTGCATGAACTGACGAAACGCCTGATAGCCGGGCATTTTGGGGAGGCCTTAACGGCGGATGCGTGGAGAAAGTATTGA